Part of the Scyliorhinus canicula chromosome 13, sScyCan1.1, whole genome shotgun sequence genome, GCTCCCAACAATAATATCCAAACCCCAGTGTTTTATTCCCCTCCTGGGCTTTTACATTGGGATCATATTCTCTTCCTgtacatttatatatattatatattggAAAGATCTCTATATGCTGTTTAATATTCTCTGCAATGTAACTATAAAATGCAAACAAATAGAAATAATTTTAAAGGAAAGAAATGAGAATGGCTGCTGGCGTCGTTCGCAAAGCCTGGCTTTCTGCCTGTGAGCTCACTGCCCTTTCAGATTGCCAAGTGACCTTTTAGAGGACAGAGGGTAATCCATTAGCCTAGTTCAGTCCCACACTATCTGGATGTGCAATATCTGGCATGCAGCCTCTGGAGTGACCACCCAGGTATGTCATGGCGAATGtcaggctttttaaaaattgttcccGGGATATGGCCAacgttagtgggcagcacggtagcatggtggttagcataaatgcttcacagctccagggtcccaggttcgattcccggcttgggtcactgtctgtgtggagtctgcacgtcctccccgtgtgtgcgtgggtttcctccgggtgctccggtttcctcccacagtccaaagatgtgcgggttaggtggattggccatgctaaattgcccgtagtgtcctaaaaagtaaggttggggggggggttgtttggttacggatatcgggtggatacatgggtttgagtagggtgatcattgctcggcacaacatcgagggccggagggcctgttctgtgctgtactgttctatttgtgGTCCATCGCTagttgcccttcaactgagtggctcgcttggccttttcagggggcagttcagagtcaaccaatattactgtggatctggagtcacatgtgggccagacttccttcccgaaaggacattagtgaacctgatggcaGGGGGAATGAGAAGGcaaactattatctgaatggccttaTCTGaatggggaatgtgcaacgagacctgggtgtcctcgtacaccagccgctgaaggtaagcacgcaagtgcagcaggcggtaaagaaggttaatggtatgtcggccttcataGTAAGAGGATTcgggtacaggagcagggatgtctagctgcaattatcatagaatcatagaatatacagtgcagaaggaggccatttgacccatcgagtctgcaccggcccttggaaagaacacccaacttaagcccatgcctccactctatccccataacccaggacctaactatacagggctttggtgagaccacacctggaatattgtgtgcagtcttggtctctttatctgaggaagtatGTTTTCGCAATAGAGAGGATGCAGCAAAGTTTTACCACACTGActcttgggatggcaggactgacgtacgaggagagattgaatcggttaggattgtattcgctggagttcagaagaatgaggcggaatctcatagaaacctataaaattctaacagcactggacagggtagatgctggaaggatgttcccgatgatgggggtgtccagaaccagggggtcacagtctgaggatacggggtagaccatttaggacagaaatgaggagaactttctttccCCAGAGAGTGATCGACCTGTAGAATTTGTTACCAGtagaagtagttgaagccaaaacattgtatgttttcaagaagcagttagatatagcacttggggcaaaggggattgaaggatatgggggaaagcgggattaggctattgagttggatggtcagccataatcatatgaatggcggagcaggctggaagggctgaatggcctcctcctgctcctattttctatgtttcattcTTGAGACGAACTATATTCCAGGTTGCATTAATTGACTTGAATTTCCATCatctcccaaagaacaaagaaaagtacagcacagcaacaggcccttcggccctccaagcctgcgccgaccatgctgcccgtctaaactaaaatcttctacacttccgggtgtccgtatccctctattcccatcctatagatttgaacccatgtccccaggacattagcctggacctgtggattactagttcagAGACTTTACCACTAGACCATCACCTGGCAAGAGAACTAGGGAGCCGAGATGTGCAGTCCTCTGTCTCTGATAGATGAGTGACTTGTCTCAGGATGGCTTCACAAATGGGCCGCATGCAGAAGCAGAGGAGAAAAGGGTGTGATCAGCATGCGCTTTGCCAGCCTCAAACTGCTTTGATATGTTTGGAGTTGAGGCCGCTAGGTGACTTTCCACCTCATCCTTTGTCATTTTATCATAGTTATGGAGTCTGCGCATTGCTAATGTTTCCATCCAAATGAACTTACTTGAATTGAGGGCGCGattcaacggaaacatttctttttcaaacatttttgtccaattaaggggcaatttagcgtggccaatccacctaccctgaacatcttttgggttgtggggctgacccatgcagacacggggagaatgtgaaaactcatgGATAACAGACacatttccaagtgtcattttggacaTGATTGACAGGGAGTTTCTCGATGGCTGTACTCAGtgccggaaatgagcccccacaagcttctggccattactggctgtctcaccaCCCGATTCGCCAGACTTGGGCCTCGGCAGCTCATTGCAAAcaaggggggagctgcttttaaatgctccctcaccacttaCTCCGGTCAACACACAAGCTTGGCAccacacagacctgctcctcgctttggcgtTGCCGACCTGGCTAGACTTCTGGACCCAGTGGATTTGAgccgggacaccctgttccccccaAGGGGTGGGAGGACCAGCAGAAAGGTCaccaatactgcctgggaggcagtggcagcagctgtcaacgTAGACAGCATGACCACCGTCCTCTATGGGAAGAAGACCGAGCTGCAaggataagttaccacctctctcctggcattaattctgcctgccacccctcaaatttccAACCCCCACCCGCCCCAGATCATAGGCTGACaccccgcaccctccccacatctgatcttcgtgcttgttcctcagaacccccggcgcccaccagcacaacccttcattcccaggtgcggtgcccacgcATGCTACCTGCTGTAGAGCCCCTTGACTCATCAACGATGAGGCTCAcagtgccctctctgtgtccctgcaggagaacgtagcccataagaaataggaatggGCCAAGACGGGAGGGCGGAGTACCGGAGATCGGTGGCCTCAGCCCATCTGAGAAACAGGCTCTGGAAATCGCGGGGAAACCTCAGTGGGCGacattggtggacaggcttccggggcacaatctggtgagcaccccatcaggtggaggcaggaacatccaaggcaaTGAGCAGTCATagagaggtctgctggatcccaggcctcacctgggtcccagtcagatgctgaacctTTGgataaggttatcccagagctgatgcagaagcTGGGAcatggccgtgagattcaggagacgATGTCAGTGACATTCGGGCAAATTGACTGGAGGAGTCCGAGAGGCCGCGGGCACaagagatggtgccgacaatgcatggcactgaagcCAACATTGCTGAGGTGGTgattgcagtggaaagcctggagcacgaggTCAGCATGTTTAGTGGTGGCATCCAAGGCGtgactcagtctgtgacgactgatggctgagggcctcgatatCATGCCCCAGACGCAGGCAGACAtggctgaggcactccagagcatatcccagtcactgagggacgtgtctCAGAGGCAGGCAGACATTGCTGAGACACTCCAGAGGACGCCCTAGGCCACCGGGCAcaaaaagcagcaggctgcttccacctctgatatgcatcgtGGGGACGCACCTAGATGTTGTAGTAGACAATGTGAGgttaagaagattgaggatcgcTGAGTGGGCAGTGCAggtatctgtagctagggggattGCAAaagtcaaatgttcacaattaaaatatGCTCCACCTGAAACCTCCTGTCACGTCATTCTTCATGTCGGGCCTGCCTGCACTCGCACCCCCCTGTTGGcctcagctccccccacacacctccgGGCACAGTTGTCCAAGATCAAATCCTCCCTCTGACCCAGACCCCGTTCTGGGGTGGGTGTGAGcgagctgtcagcagaaagacaggagtccgactttggcataaactgaggagcaccagagctaacctcacagcAAGTGATCGTCACTCACCTTGTGACCCGCTGACagggccgacacaggcccatcgccCTGGAGTCAGGTTACACAAacccttggagggtggaacatggcagtcacggggagaaaggggagggggaatggggaagaggcgaatgggagggagaagggggaggaggataggTGGGAGCGGGGTTGAGCTGACGGACAAGGGCACAGCAGCCACCACAAAGCGAGagaccctcggggggggggcttACTACAGAGCGGTCCAGACATCGGAACGGAATTTTCAGCAATCCGATACACTGCTCACCGACAGCACGGGTAGCAACATGGGCCTTGTAATATTGGGTCTCCGCCCCGGTCTCcagcctccgcactggcatcatcaaccaggacctcagcgggtaccccttaacCCCCAAGAGctaacccatcatcctggggtggtcctcgaaggccCCCAGGATCTCTGGGTAtctcaggatgtagctgtcatgcacgctccctgggagGAGGCGGTCACACACGAGTTCAACGTTCACCTTGATGCCCCGGTGAGCACAAGGCAACCTGCCTGCCATCAATTACCCATTGGACCTGGGCCCTCCTGGCGATGGCTGAGAAaccttggtccagctcaaagtttatatagtcaacTTCCCAGACAAACGGAGCATCGGTGACCTGCGAACCCACTAGTTTGGTGCTTGGCTTGCAGACTCATATAAAGTACCTTGTGAAATGTATTTGAAAGTATAGGCATCATGTCACAGGGCAATGATTCCCAAACTTCTGTTGGTCGCCCCATTCGGATTCACCAACCTTTTACGTATCATCCAGGCAGTTACTTTTTTAACTATCCCTATAGTGACCACTCATTTGGTAAATCAGTATAATTATACATTACAAGTAAACATACGTCTATTTTTTTTACTTACCGTTAATGTTGTGCGTTGCCTTGTTTGCTGATGCATAAGCACCTGAGGTTGGGAGAAATTGCCGGCAATTTCAGTCAGACATATTTTCAACGCGCATACAGTGACAATACTTTGATTTAATTCGCATGAGTGTTGAAAATCCCCTTTCACAAAGTCCCGTGGCATCAAAACCTTGATAGCTCTGCCTGACGGCTGAGGATACTCTGCTTGGATTTAGACCCACAACTCTGCCGCTTTCTTTTGGCGGAACACAGACTTGTTCATGCTATTTGCTGCACGTCAAGGAGGCTCTCTTGCTCTGCACGACCAGCTCTCCTTGTGACCTGGGAATTGTGGGAAAATTTGAGAAAGGCGAACAAATCCAGCTCTTGGTGTTGTTCAGGTCCCGTTTCCGAACCAGTTAAAATAATTGTAATTCAGAATGGGCCGATAGCTTCCCAGATTCCGAAAGGCAAATTGTTGAACGGTGTTAATTGTTAAATTCAAAAGGTGTGTCAGACTGCACCAAAATATGTGCAATTCAACTGAACAACTTATCCATAGTATCTCTCTGACCAGTCTTCCAGCACTGTCATTGCAATCCAGTTTGCATCCCATCATTAGCTTCGTGCCAAATTTGATGCAATAATGAAAATGGATAATGGATTTGAATGGTTAAGTGAACAAAATTCCCTCTGTACTCGATAATAATTGTTTCGCTTTTTCACACCATGGAAATGGATGGCGAGTGAACGAGTGCTCGGGCAAGCTCACATCCCCCAGTTTTATTTCTGTTCGCTAAGCTTATCAATAAACCTCTCCGATGCTCCTGTCCAGATCTAACTTGTAATCTTGTCAGTCAAATTCTTCATTGACGAATGCGTGAATTCTTTGTCAAAAAAAGAAACCTTTGCCTTGAACAAGTTTAAGGCTGGAAGCTGAATTAATGAATTGATTCTATGTTCTTTACAAACAGGTACTAGTCTGAAGTGCTACCAGAATACTTTAAGTCCTTTAAATTGTAAGATGGAGACGATCATCTGTAATGGTAATGAAAAATGCTACAAAAAAGTTGGGAAAATAAGTAAGTAAGAATCAATTATCTGAAAACTTGAACGTAGGTTCACCAAATTCCCAACAGTTGCACTCCCAGGGAAGTTTTATTCCTCCTAGGAGAGAAGGGGAAGTTATGAATCACCGTCGGCCGTTTCGGAACTTGGTTTAGACCAATATAAGGTCATGTACTTGCTATCTTGGTTGGGAAACGGTACCTGGTGTGGGATGATTTGTGAAAGGAGAAAAAGAACTTCTTTTGATGCATTTTATAATGCATATAATGCATTTATAATAAACACTGGGTGGGTTCCCGGGTCCCCCCCCGCCTCGACATCCCGTGACATGTTTTGCAGCTCACCGGTGACTGGCggagggatcttccagtcccgcagcCGTCAACAGGGTTTGCCACTCTTCGCTCCCTCCACACCGGAGATCCCGCAGtgtgacaggggggggggggggggggggggggggggggggaggtggtcgctatcagcaggactggaagatcccaccggcgggACCGGAACATCCTGCTGACAGGAACGGAAGATACCACCGAAAGAGCTGGACGATCCTGCTGATGGGACTGGAAGACGCTGCAAGATACCCCAAGCggggccggaagatcccgccaacaGGGCCAGAagatctcgaaaacaaggacacctacatcagactcctatttattgactacagctccgccttcaacaccataatcccagccaagctcatatcaaagctccaaaacctaggacttggctctccactctgcaactggatccttgactttctgaccaacagaccacagtcagtaagaatgaacaccaacacctcctccacaatagtcctcaacaccggtgccccgcaaggctgcgtacttagccccctactctactccctgtacacacacgactgcgtggcaaaacttggtaccaactccatctacaagtttgctgacgatacgaccatagtgggccggatctcgaataatgacaagtccgaatacaggagggagatagagaacctagtggagtggtgtaacgacaacaatctctccctcaatgccagcaaaactaaagagctggtcattgacttcaggaagcaaagtactgtacacacccctgtcagcatcaacggagccgaggtggagatggttagcagtttcaaattcctaggggtgcacatcaccaaaaatctatcctggcccactcacgtcgacgctatcaccaagaaagcacaacagcgcctatacttcctcaggaaactaaggaaattcggcatgtccacattaacccttaccaacttttacagatgcactatagagagcatcctatcgggctgcatcacagcctggtatggcaactgcttggcccaggaccgcaaagaacttcagagagtcgtgaataccgcccagtccatcgcacgaacccgcctcccatccattgattccatctacacctcccgctgcctggggaaagcgggcagcataatcaaggatccctcccacccggcttactcactcttccaacttcttccatcgggcaggagatacagaagtctgagaacaagcacgaacagactcaaaaacagcttcttccccactgtcaccagactcctaaatgacccttttatggactgacctcattaacactacaccctgtatgcttcatccgatgccaatgcttatgtagttacattgtatatcttgtgttgccctattatgtattttcttgaattttgtttaattcccttttcttcccatgtactgaatgatctgttgagctgcttgcagaaaaatacttttcactgtacctcggtacacgcgacaataaacaaatccaatccaatccaatccaatccaatccaagatccTGCTGATGGGACTGGAAGACACCACAAGATACCCCAAGCAGGGCCGGAAGATACCGCCAACCGGGCCTGAAGATCTCACCGAcggaacagctggaaaattttGGCCACTATACCTTTTTTCAGTCTTATTGTTTTTTCCGAGTCTTGTATGGTCTGATTGGGTTTAGAGGCCGTAATTTATtgcagtatttttcaaagcaaatttCCATGCAATGATCCTGAAACAATGCACGTCGGGAACATAAAATCTCCCCTGGTGCTAGTTCAGAGGAGACCAGGCATGTTCCCCCGGTGTCCTAACCAACATTTAACCCCCTTGATCAACATGATAACAGTGCAGTCTGTGAACACTATCGCTGTTATTTTGAATCTTTCTGTGCGCACGTTGGCAGCCATGTTTTCCCTACGTTACGTTACGTTACTATGACACTTGGCCATAAAACACTTGGGGCATCCGGTCGGTGGTGGTGAAAGATGcgatgtaaatgcaagtcttctctGAGCGTGTTTGTGCTTTTGATCGTAAGATTTTGCTCCCGACTTGTCTGCGATGACTTTGAATGTGGATAATTGTGTTCTCTTTACCGGCAGGAAAAAATATTATTTCAAGTCGTGGTTGCACTGCGCCGAAGCTATGTGATAAAACACACGTTGACGAATTTGCAGGCTTGAAAGTCACCTTGAGAACATTTTGCTGTGACAGCAACTTGTGCAATGGAAGCAATGATGTGAAAATGCCACTTGCAATGGCCTCTGTTTTGCTGTTTGGCTGGTTGATATGTTTTCTGTAGCGCCACGGCTGTTCATAGCACCGTGTGAACTCATATGGTACTGCCATCGTTACTTCTAAGAATACCGATTAGCCATAGATGTGAATATGAATATATGTCCTCATGTTCATGTTGCAATGCCAACAAAAATGAAGTGCCTGAATATTATGAGGGATAGCCCACCACAGCTGCCCCTGGTTATTCATTGTGTGCCCTCTTGTCGTAGATAGCCAGCCAATCCAATTGTATGAAAAAAGATTATAGGGCCATTCATGACCCTTCCAAGGTTCAGTTACAACTGCGGCATCCCTACCTACATCGAAAAGGTGTTAGAAGCACTTTTAGGCAAATTACACTTGACTTTTGCTCCACACAACACTGAATATTATCTGACATGGTCAGTGTGAAAATTAATTTGAATctctgggcagaattttacaggggcgacacgtggcacagtggttagaactgggactgcggcgccgaggtcccaggttcgatcccggctctgggtcactgtccgtgtggagtttgcacattctccccgtgtctgcgtgggtctcgcccccacaacccaaagatgtgcagggtcggtggattggccacgctaaattgcccctcaattgggaaaaaaataataattgggtattctaaatgtataaaacaaaaaagaatttcACAGCCTCTTCCGCCAGCATTTTACCATGACAGGGACTGTACAATTCTGCCCTCCCACCATTAAAAAATGTTATAGTTAGTGTCACAGGTCAATAGTCTAAGCTGAGTTCCTGTTTGCAGCTCACTCCATCCCCTCGATAGAGCACACTCTGAATAACAGAGGCACAAAGAACTTTGTGGAAAATGTGAGTTTAACTGCTTAAATAAGGGCGGAGTGAGTGCTGCTCAAATTTgaagggaggcattgaaggtgattCACCTGGCTTCCGATATCCGGGTTAGAGATTCTCCTTTAATGCTATTTCTTTGAAAACAGTGGCTGACACGATCATGTGAAATTCCTTTGAGGCCCACCTTATGACATTTTacaaactctttttttttaaaaataccagcATTAAAATGGCAAGCAGTGGAACTCGATCCTTGATGGAATTCTAAAATTAATGCACGGAGCAATGTCAATCTCCAAAATGTTCCTATTTGGATGGTGCGGGACAGATTGGGAAGAAATCCCCATGAGTAACACCACAAAGCATTGCCTGTCCTgcattctccccctcccttccccccccatctccagttATTGGATTTAATACAGgtgtcggggggttggggggcgatGTTCAGCTACGGAGGATAGTGTAGCCTGAGCGAATGGTGCCTTGTTTCCCCATTCATTAATATACATTTTACAGGCTTTCCAGCCCAATGCCCAGCTTGTAAAACATCCAGAGGTGCAAGAACAGGGAAGCATCCGTAATAATCCTGACACGACCCTGCAAATCGGCCCAGCTGCTTCACTGTCAGCCCTATTTTGTTGATAAACAGAACGTCGTTGAGTGTTTTTGCAAAGTAGGTTTTCTGTAGCAGTCCCCACCTGAggcccaggaatttgaattcaagGCTCCGGGATTATCCTCCAGCTTCAGGGTCTAAAGCTGGTAGGTGGACAATTTAGCTCTGTTTCATTTCACCTGGTTTTTATCCATTTCTGTTTCAACACCATTTCCTGTCTGTGTTCATAAAGATAAACTCAACTGTTTACGATTGCTTGCTAAATCTGCCCTTCAGTTGAAGAGAACGAACCGGTACAGTCAAGGCAGGGGCAGTTAGATAATGCCGTCTCGCTGTGGTCAATTTTATGTCATTCCCCCTTCATTTAAAGAATGTCAATTATGTGCAGTGGTGACGAATGGAATCTTTCAGATACACAGCTAAGAGCTGGGGACAACTTTGGTCTGAACATCCTGAGGGCAAGGGGGCATAATGAGCAGGCGGATCACCTGCTCCGGATTCTGCTACGACCTGCCCATCAATTACAGGCGGGGGGGGACCTTTGCTGAGTCTTACACCTACCACTACTCTCCTTCCTGCctgctccatcccccccccccccccgtcatgtcATAGGGACATGTCTGACACCACCCTGAGCTATTGGAGGAATTCTGCCCATTGCAGCCTGAACAGAACCTTTGCCGGATCACCCGTTGAAGGCCTAGTAATAGTCGCTCGAGGCAAGGTCATCGATTGCCTTTCCAACCGCGATGCCTGTCCTGTAGGTAAGGTGTGGGGTATTGCTTCAACTTCACTGCCAACCGCTGGAAAGACACCTCCAAAGGGCCTTTCCAGGCAGCCGTTCCCCCAATAGGATGGAAGGTAGCCCCAGCTGATAGCTCTGTAACTTTGGTGGGTGGGTTCATTGACCAGTGCAAAGAAAGGTAGATAGACCTGCAGAAAACCATCCCCCTGAACGAAGACACTCGGGAGTTTGTAGTAGACTCAATTTGACGACATTACACCATTATCCAAGGATGTGGTAACGTGAGCAAACACAAAGCTCGCCTGTTACTGACGACTGGAGACTAGTTTTTTTTAGGTCTCGCATGTTCCAGTTGAAAATTAACATTTTTTGACTAAAATTTGTCTGATTAAACCACAGTGCACAAAGGTTGAACTGGCTTGTTTTATCGATATAATTTAGAAGATTCTTTGTAAATTAATATAGTTGACAATGGTAAGTATTTTATGGTAGCTGTCTGATGCTAATCTCATAAAAAATATAACTGCTGAAGTCAAATAAACTGTACACGTGTATTTATTTTCAGGATTCGCAACAATTCTTTTATGTCACATCTTTCATATCAATTGGTTTGTAATTTTAAATAAAGGAcagattttattttaaactttACTGTACAGATCCGCCACCTACACCAAAGTGCAAAAAGTTAAACTTGCAGAGTCCCAATTGGATCTCTCCAGATCAAGAATAAGAACTAGATGCGGGAttgggcaattcagccccccccccccccccccccccccatcgcactCCGCCATTCCATACGATCGTGCCTGATctcctcggcctcaactccatcatcctgcccgttctccataacccttcaacccataacCAATTCAacatctgtccaactcctcctccaattcactcactgtcccagcatcctctgcactctgcgttagcgaattccacagattcaccgccctttCGGAGAAgtcgtttctcctcatctcggtttttaaacctgtcacccctcatcctaaaactctgacctctcgttctagattttcCCACGAGAGTTAGCATCCACTCCACGCCTACATTGTCACTACCTCTTATCAtcttatacctcaattagatctcctctcattcttctctgcATGGCTGAGCAGCAGACTCCCTCTCTTGCCACCAGCTATTGCATGCGGGAAATATTTGCAGGCTGATAGTCAATCTGTTTGGCCGTCATCTGAGCGGTCTTTcgttggccatcaagtcctggggtggggatGCGAACCtgcagcttctggctcagaggcacggcacgttacccactgtgccacacgaCATCCTACAAATACGGATGCCCAAACTTCACCTCGGAAAAGTCAGTTCTGCACAAAGGTTCAGCGAAGAGCGAAttaacggaaaggtttctaaaAGCCATGAGCGAGGAACCTGAACTATTTTAGAACTGCAAAGTCAAGTGGAAACTTCAAATTGGGTCCTCGTCAAGGGGTAATAACGGTGATGTATATTTTTAACACAAGTCTGTACAATGGACGGACAAAGGCTTTGTTTACATTTCTTCACAAGATGTGGATATCGGTGGCTTAATCAGCA contains:
- the LOC119976286 gene encoding cobrotoxin-b-like; this translates as MKYLLILLLLFDIITLGTSLKCYQNTLSPLNCKMETIICNGNEKCYKKVGKIRKNIISSRGCTAPKLCDKTHVDEFAGLKVTLRTFCCDSNLCNGSNDVKMPLAMASVLLFGWLICFL